A window of the Cucurbita pepo subsp. pepo cultivar mu-cu-16 chromosome LG01, ASM280686v2, whole genome shotgun sequence genome harbors these coding sequences:
- the LOC111792056 gene encoding uncharacterized protein At1g76660-like isoform X2: MRAMRRRADADADAADLRPMNNTFQTITAAADAIATVDHRFPRATAVQKRRWGSCWSIYWCFGSLKQRKRIGHAVLVPEPSPSPEAHQNSLQSPDIVLPFAAPPSSPVSFLQSEPPSATQSPSNILSFTSLTANMYSPDGPSSIFAIGPFAHETQLVSPPLNFSTLTTEPSTPSFTPPESIHLTTPSSPEVPFAQFLQPTLQKAESDDQYSCPNDDFQSYQFYPGSPVSNLISPRSAISLSGASSPLPDLDFASSASQFSNFSLDVPPALLNLDRQGQSSDSCTQNSVGFKSNDDDFDLNPRTSDSMNESQNIQILIDGSQMEEPDVTNHRFSFELSDEDSLLRNVESKPLESNVAVASSPMHETFETAKETSSGGGHSSNGIEEKAADGEEANQHQEHHHSTTLGSVNEFNFDNGNGSNALKPNINSDWWANAKDVETKGTTTGAWSFFPMAQQR; the protein is encoded by the exons ATGAGAGCGATGAGGCGGCGTGCGGATGCGGATGCTGATGCTGCTGATCTGAGGCCTATGAATAACACTTTTCAGACCATTACTGCGGCGGCCGATGCGATCGCGACCGTTGATCATCGTTTTCCTCGGGCTACTGCCGTCCAG AAAAGAAGATGGGGTAGCTGTTGGAGTATTTATTGGTGCTTTGGATCTCTCAAACAGAGGAAACGAATTGGGCATGCTGTCCTTGTCCCAGAACCAAGTCCTTCGCCTGAGGCTCATCAAAATTCATTGCAATCCCCAGACATTGTGCTTCCTTTTGCTGCACCTCCCTCTTCCCCTGTATCCTTTCTTCAATCAGAGCCACCTTCTGCTACACAATCACCTTCAAATATACTCTCCTTCACTTCTCTCACTGCTAACATGTATTCTCCTGATGGGCCTTCCTCAATTTTTGCCATTGGCCCATTTGCTCATGAGACTCAGCTTGTATCTCCACCTCTGAATTTTTCTACTCTTACCACTGAACCATCGACTCCTTCCTTCACTCCTCCTGAGTCTATCCACTTGACTACACCTTCTTCCCCTGAAGTTCCATTTGCTCAGTTTCTTCAACCTACCCTTCAGAAAGCTGAGTCTGATGACCAATATTCATGTCCTAATGATGACTTTCAATCTTATCAATTCTATCCTGGTAGCCCAGTTAGCAACCTCAT ATCGCCACGCTCTGCCATTTCTCTTTCTGGGGCATCTTCGCCTTTGCCAGATTTGGATTTTGCTTCCTCTGCTTctcaattttctaatttctcaTTGGATGTTCCACCTGCGCTGTTGAACCTTGACAGACAAGGGCAAAGTTCTGATTCTTGCACTCAAAATTCTGTAGGATTCAAATCGaatgatgatgattttgatttgaatcCTCGAACTTCAGACTCAATGAATGAATcccaaaatattcaaattctcattGATGGAAGCCAAATGGAGGAACCTGATGTTACTAACCATAGATTCTCATTTGAGTTATCTGATGAAGATTCTTTATTAAGAAACGTAGAAAGTAAGCCACTGGAGTCAAATGTTGCAGTTGCATCATCTCCAATGCATGAAACATTTGAAACGGCTAAAGAAACTTCTTCCGGTGGTGGTCATAGCTCAAATGGTATAGAAGAAAAGGCAGCAGACGGTGAAGAAGCAAATCAGCATCAAGAACATCATCATTCTACTACTCTTGGGTCTGtgaatgaatttaattttgataatggCAATGGAAGTAATGCACTTAAGCCTAATATCAACTCGGACTGGTGGGCTAATGCGAAAGATGTAGAGACAAAAGGCACGACCACGGGGGCCTGGTCATTCTTTCCAATGGCGCAGCAAAGATGA
- the LOC111792056 gene encoding uncharacterized protein At1g76660-like isoform X1, which translates to MRAMRRRADADADAADLRPMNNTFQTITAAADAIATVDHRFPRATAVQKRRWGSCWSIYWCFGSLKQRKRIGHAVLVPEPSPSPEAHQNSLQSPDIVLPFAAPPSSPVSFLQSEPPSATQSPSNILSFTSLTANMYSPDGPSSIFAIGPFAHETQLVSPPLNFSTLTTEPSTPSFTPPESIHLTTPSSPEVPFAQFLQPTLQKAESDDQYSCPNDDFQSYQFYPGSPVSNLISPRSAISLSGASSPLPDLDFASSASQFSNFSLDVPPALLNLDRQGQSSDSCTQNSVGFKSNDDDFDLNPRTSDSMNESQNIQILIDGSQMEEPDVTNHRFSFELSDEDSLLRNVESKPLESNVAVASSPMHETFETAKETSSGGGHSSNGIEEKAADGEEANQHQEHHHSTTLGSVNEFNFDNGNGSNALKPNINSDWWANAKDVETKGTTTGAWSFFPMAQQR; encoded by the exons ATGAGAGCGATGAGGCGGCGTGCGGATGCGGATGCTGATGCTGCTGATCTGAGGCCTATGAATAACACTTTTCAGACCATTACTGCGGCGGCCGATGCGATCGCGACCGTTGATCATCGTTTTCCTCGGGCTACTGCCGTCCAG AAAAGAAGATGGGGTAGCTGTTGGAGTATTTATTGGTGCTTTGGATCTCTCAAACAGAGGAAACGAATTGGGCATGCTGTCCTTGTCCCAGAACCAAGTCCTTCGCCTGAGGCTCATCAAAATTCATTGCAATCCCCAGACATTGTGCTTCCTTTTGCTGCACCTCCCTCTTCCCCTGTATCCTTTCTTCAATCAGAGCCACCTTCTGCTACACAATCACCTTCAAATATACTCTCCTTCACTTCTCTCACTGCTAACATGTATTCTCCTGATGGGCCTTCCTCAATTTTTGCCATTGGCCCATTTGCTCATGAGACTCAGCTTGTATCTCCACCTCTGAATTTTTCTACTCTTACCACTGAACCATCGACTCCTTCCTTCACTCCTCCTGAGTCTATCCACTTGACTACACCTTCTTCCCCTGAAGTTCCATTTGCTCAGTTTCTTCAACCTACCCTTCAGAAAGCTGAGTCTGATGACCAATATTCATGTCCTAATGATGACTTTCAATCTTATCAATTCTATCCTGGTAGCCCAGTTAGCAACCTCATATCGCCACGCTCTGCCATTTCTCTTTCTGGGGCAT CTTCGCCTTTGCCAGATTTGGATTTTGCTTCCTCTGCTTctcaattttctaatttctcaTTGGATGTTCCACCTGCGCTGTTGAACCTTGACAGACAAGGGCAAAGTTCTGATTCTTGCACTCAAAATTCTGTAGGATTCAAATCGaatgatgatgattttgatttgaatcCTCGAACTTCAGACTCAATGAATGAATcccaaaatattcaaattctcattGATGGAAGCCAAATGGAGGAACCTGATGTTACTAACCATAGATTCTCATTTGAGTTATCTGATGAAGATTCTTTATTAAGAAACGTAGAAAGTAAGCCACTGGAGTCAAATGTTGCAGTTGCATCATCTCCAATGCATGAAACATTTGAAACGGCTAAAGAAACTTCTTCCGGTGGTGGTCATAGCTCAAATGGTATAGAAGAAAAGGCAGCAGACGGTGAAGAAGCAAATCAGCATCAAGAACATCATCATTCTACTACTCTTGGGTCTGtgaatgaatttaattttgataatggCAATGGAAGTAATGCACTTAAGCCTAATATCAACTCGGACTGGTGGGCTAATGCGAAAGATGTAGAGACAAAAGGCACGACCACGGGGGCCTGGTCATTCTTTCCAATGGCGCAGCAAAGATGA
- the LOC111791943 gene encoding B3 domain-containing protein Os03g0120900-like — protein MDLGSCSRFALDSSTDFEKEEQQQQEMESSSLFVEKEHMFDKVVTPSDVGKLNRLVIPKQHAEKYFPLDSSSNDKGLLLNFEDRCGKSWRFRYSYWTSSQSYVMTKGWSRFVKEKRLDAGDIVSFQRGLGHLGKDRFFIDCRRRPPHAPLDTPITFHHNHHLHGGGAAGVAQIPHHFHLHQWTPVATPLSLPRDHLLHLPQNNSNHNNLTLFHNHNFNLYNHHYLNPPPIRDGGDSPSVLYHLRSAPPPPPVAVGGGGGGIGKGAASSKTLRLFGVNMECAVSEDQSDDECDITTSTTTMSPQFRVYDGMPMSIPIPMPNSNNKLTTDFFNKGRSSN, from the coding sequence ATGGATTTGGGTTCGTGTTCTAGATTTGCGCTTGATTCAAGCACAGATTTTGAAAAGGAGGAGCAGCAACAGCAAGAAATGGAATCCAGCTCCCTTTTTGTAGAGAAAGAGCACATGTTCGACAAAGTTGTGACTCCAAGCGATGTGGGAAAATTAAACCGGTTGGTCATCCCAAAGCAACACGCTGAAAAGTACTTCCCGCTTGATTCTTCATCCAACGACAAGGGTCTTCTCTTGAACTTCGAAGACCGCTGTGGAAAATCGTGGCGGTTCCGTTACTCTTACTGGACCAGCAGCCAGAGCTACGTCATGACTAAAGGCTGGAGCCGCTTTGTTAAAGAGAAGCGCCTCGATGCTGGTGATATCGTCTCCTTTCAACGAGGCCTTGGTCATCTTGGTAAAGATCGGTTTTTTATTGATTGCCGCCGCCGCCCACCTCATGCTCCGCTTGACACACCAATTACTTTTCACCACAACCACCACCTCCACGGCGGTGGAGCCGCCGGGGTTGCCCAAATTCCTCACCATTTTCACCTTCACCAGTGGACTCCAGTTGCCACACCCTTATCTTTACCCAGGGACCACCTCCTCCACTTGCCGCAGAATAATAGtaatcataataatcttaccctatttcataatcataattttaatctCTATAATCATCATTATCTTAACCCTCCTCCCATCCGAGACGGCGGTGATTCGCCATCGGTTTTGTACCATTTAAGATCtgcaccgccaccgccacccgTGGCGGTGGGCGGTGGTGGCGGTGGAATTGGGAAAGGTGCTGCTTCTTCTAAGACATTGAGACTTTTTGGTGTCAACATGGAATGTGCAGTGTCTGAAGATCAATCCGATGATGAATGTGACATAACAACCTCGACTACGACAATGTCGCCTCAATTCCGCGTTTACGATGGAATGCCGATGTCGATACCAATACCGATGCCGAACAGTAACAACAAGCTGACGACCGACTTTTTCAATAAAGGGAGGTCGTCAAATTGA